In the genome of Leptospira inadai serovar Lyme str. 10, one region contains:
- a CDS encoding membrane protein, whose protein sequence is MFNFKKQIRKKSLFAKKELIGIGVLTVCFWAIVLPFLETFTKFVSHDDNIGYFRPLFIEACAQLFNGNLPLWNFYSSVGQPLLGDSQSMALYPVLHVSYLIGGRSDILGAFFIIHIFISLFSMYLFLRSLGIVSFASFLGSVSYATGGAFLSFSRIWITMMPGFSFLPLLFFCTYKACRTRRWHSLIPAVLAYSCILYSGYFEYAVFSGLLIGFFLIYRAVMLKRFFPVYIGIGILFFAVLLSVPVLYESLSLIKNGLYSTNNDDYEHFIWGGAPWYSYLIGFIFPKVSGTWNFFEPVQSAKYFYVSSVIGVFFLFALLQKFKYKTFWCGSFAFVYLWLLGDVFFLSQFVTGVLFKIPVLQLSHWVVKHFLEYSFLLSVVGSFGIHSYLSQTQNYPPRWFVSFVSVIVLLLLIGIFKGFISSKDFILADALYFLPALLPFIPYQYTLTRKISLGLLFILLFAYSFPFLYKFEFFDRPEEKNLLMIDSLKMQEGNDRSLAITKNFFWLLNDTTLRGLNVGTASHKPSMNQRSIFPNPIGLILYGSVNNSLFGIFGDDSWEKRKKLFNRRFLNLLGVRYLYIAKDSMLEFENFGRGKEDRWEVLEATNWGVKLENADFKGLIFSPKTVQKDSRPNLIEKLIADERIEDLMDNAYVNKIPNSLTNNIVKTHSISNFNGKIEIKATCTRPPCFLTMSYWYYPGWFLKINGIKKDLYNVDGFLMGAFLDSGKNYIILEYRPFLKIVYWILWSIFLILLVLYLFLSLFKLAHSRP, encoded by the coding sequence GTGTTCAATTTTAAAAAACAAATTCGAAAGAAGAGCCTTTTCGCTAAAAAAGAATTAATCGGTATCGGAGTTCTTACAGTCTGCTTTTGGGCGATTGTTCTCCCATTTCTGGAAACATTTACGAAATTCGTATCCCATGACGATAATATCGGATATTTCCGTCCGTTATTTATCGAGGCATGTGCGCAGCTTTTTAACGGAAATTTACCTCTTTGGAATTTCTACAGTTCAGTGGGACAGCCTTTACTCGGCGATTCTCAGAGTATGGCGCTTTATCCCGTATTGCATGTCTCATACTTAATAGGCGGTAGGTCCGATATCCTAGGCGCGTTTTTTATCATTCACATTTTTATTTCATTATTTTCTATGTACTTATTTCTTCGAAGCCTCGGGATTGTTTCCTTCGCTTCATTCCTAGGAAGTGTTTCCTATGCGACGGGCGGCGCATTTTTGTCCTTCTCTAGAATTTGGATAACGATGATGCCAGGCTTCTCTTTTTTGCCGTTATTATTTTTTTGCACATATAAGGCCTGCCGTACAAGGCGTTGGCATTCATTGATTCCTGCTGTATTAGCGTATTCTTGTATACTATATTCAGGTTATTTTGAATATGCAGTTTTTTCAGGGTTGCTGATCGGCTTTTTTTTAATTTATAGAGCCGTAATGCTTAAACGGTTTTTTCCAGTTTATATCGGGATCGGAATTCTCTTTTTTGCCGTACTATTATCGGTTCCGGTGTTATATGAATCCCTGTCATTAATTAAGAATGGCTTATATTCCACGAACAATGATGATTACGAACATTTTATCTGGGGAGGTGCGCCCTGGTATTCTTATTTAATCGGGTTTATTTTCCCCAAAGTATCGGGAACTTGGAATTTTTTTGAACCGGTTCAATCGGCTAAATACTTTTACGTATCGAGTGTAATTGGTGTTTTCTTTCTTTTTGCACTTTTGCAAAAATTTAAATATAAAACGTTCTGGTGCGGTTCGTTTGCGTTTGTATATTTATGGCTCTTGGGCGACGTTTTTTTCTTAAGCCAGTTTGTGACGGGAGTATTATTTAAAATTCCGGTGCTTCAGCTATCTCATTGGGTGGTTAAGCATTTTCTGGAATATAGCTTTTTATTATCTGTAGTCGGATCCTTTGGGATACACAGCTACCTATCTCAGACACAAAATTATCCACCGCGATGGTTCGTGAGTTTCGTTTCAGTAATCGTACTGCTTTTACTGATCGGGATATTTAAGGGGTTCATTTCTAGTAAGGATTTTATTCTTGCGGACGCTCTTTATTTTCTACCGGCACTCTTGCCGTTCATACCGTATCAATATACTTTAACTCGAAAAATTTCTTTGGGGCTACTATTCATTTTACTATTTGCCTATTCCTTTCCTTTCTTATATAAATTCGAATTCTTTGATAGACCCGAAGAAAAAAATCTGCTTATGATCGATTCTTTGAAAATGCAAGAAGGGAACGATCGATCTCTGGCCATAACTAAGAATTTTTTCTGGCTTTTAAATGATACGACATTGAGGGGCTTGAACGTCGGAACCGCATCGCACAAACCTTCTATGAATCAAAGATCGATCTTTCCTAATCCTATCGGTCTTATTCTATATGGATCCGTTAATAATTCTCTTTTTGGAATCTTTGGCGATGATTCATGGGAAAAACGAAAAAAATTGTTTAATAGGCGTTTTTTAAATTTGCTTGGAGTACGATATTTATACATAGCAAAAGATTCCATGCTCGAGTTTGAGAATTTTGGAAGAGGCAAAGAAGATCGTTGGGAAGTGTTAGAAGCAACGAATTGGGGGGTTAAGCTAGAAAACGCTGATTTTAAAGGATTAATATTTTCACCTAAAACCGTTCAGAAAGATTCCCGGCCTAACTTAATCGAAAAGTTGATCGCGGATGAAAGAATTGAAGATTTAATGGATAACGCCTATGTAAATAAAATTCCCAATTCCCTTACGAATAATATAGTTAAGACCCATTCCATTTCAAATTTTAATGGAAAAATTGAAATTAAAGCTACTTGTACCCGGCCTCCTTGTTTTTTAACGATGAGTTACTGGTATTACCCGGGCTGGTTCCTGAAGATAAACGGGATTAAGAAGGATCTTTATAATGTGGATGGTTTTCTGATGGGTGCCTTCCTGGATTCGGGTAAGAATTATATAATTCTTGAATATAGACCTTTTTTAAAAATTGTTTATTGGATTCTTTGGTCTATTTTCTTGATCTTGCTCGTTTTGTATTTATTTTTGAGTCTGTTTAAACTGGCGCATAGTCGGCCTTAA
- a CDS encoding neutral/alkaline non-lysosomal ceramidase N-terminal domain-containing protein: MNTVQNQKRKPWFLAVAVIIQIALLLLACGSTAHYKITYKKPEASSKTKGLVAGASKIDLTPPPGMPLAGYSMLAETEKGFRTRIYARVFYIKKDANDPIVLIQSDLLSGSLLIHHLLAERLAAATDISFGGIVFAGTHTHSAPANFYDNNFYNEFASNKPGFDKAWTEFVLDRLTMAVQEAYKSARPAKIGSGKTLVWGLTRNRSLDAYRANKNSGFTELKPEIQYQTINPELVMIRIDAQDKDGKFKPLGAFSTFSVHGTTIPDSTEVVNADVFAYPERMLEKKIRLDYKPSWDPIHALNNSTHGDNSPDYRESMQGFIESKRIGEAIGKRALDLFDSLGNSLHSDVSISFNSKEVDVYEEPKFGEAEICDRPYVGTALTGGAEDGQTPILSWAPFFAEGWPRWFFTGGCQGHKRIVGFKYLQPIVLPKSKFPHKLLFQSVRIGDTLLLPLPFEVTKESGRRFVEAAVQANGSPIKNASVISCANGYFGYVTTPEEYTRQHYEGGHTLYGPGTQPFLQAHLVDLTKNLPSTGGKESFPAAWEYELDAKNHYPSAESFSGNRAAVKIPQLILAEENLEKHWVFRYTDVGSSKISLHETLVSIEYKDEGGEWKPLLSDGEVVNDRGVDIEVKKIGNAGDGMAIYEVRWYNPEQIGKRKYRFSIHSRENLGEFASPEF; this comes from the coding sequence ATGAACACCGTTCAAAATCAAAAAAGAAAGCCGTGGTTTCTTGCAGTCGCGGTCATAATCCAAATCGCCTTACTATTGCTTGCCTGTGGAAGTACAGCGCATTATAAAATTACCTATAAAAAACCCGAGGCCTCGTCCAAGACAAAAGGTCTTGTCGCAGGGGCTTCTAAGATCGACCTGACCCCTCCGCCGGGAATGCCGTTAGCAGGATATTCGATGTTGGCGGAGACCGAAAAAGGATTTCGTACACGAATCTATGCTCGGGTTTTTTATATTAAAAAGGACGCAAACGATCCTATCGTTTTAATTCAGAGCGATCTTTTATCGGGATCATTACTCATTCATCATTTACTTGCGGAAAGACTCGCTGCCGCTACGGATATTTCCTTTGGTGGAATCGTATTCGCCGGGACGCATACTCATTCAGCCCCGGCCAATTTCTACGATAATAACTTTTATAATGAATTCGCATCGAACAAGCCGGGATTCGACAAGGCTTGGACGGAATTCGTTTTAGATCGGTTAACGATGGCTGTTCAGGAAGCATACAAGAGCGCGAGACCGGCAAAAATCGGTTCCGGTAAAACCCTGGTTTGGGGACTGACTCGAAATCGATCTTTGGATGCATACCGCGCGAATAAAAATTCGGGTTTCACCGAATTGAAGCCGGAGATTCAATATCAAACGATTAATCCCGAATTGGTCATGATTCGAATCGATGCTCAGGATAAGGACGGTAAGTTTAAACCTCTTGGAGCGTTTAGTACCTTTTCAGTTCATGGAACTACGATACCTGATTCTACGGAAGTAGTAAATGCGGATGTTTTTGCGTATCCGGAAAGAATGTTGGAAAAGAAGATTCGCCTCGATTATAAGCCGAGTTGGGATCCGATTCACGCCTTGAATAATTCCACGCATGGAGATAATTCGCCCGACTACCGGGAATCGATGCAGGGTTTTATCGAATCGAAACGAATCGGAGAGGCGATCGGAAAACGTGCATTAGATCTTTTTGATTCATTAGGTAATTCTTTACATTCCGATGTAAGCATTTCGTTTAATTCTAAAGAAGTCGACGTATATGAAGAACCTAAATTCGGAGAAGCCGAGATTTGTGATCGACCGTACGTCGGAACCGCATTGACGGGTGGAGCCGAAGACGGTCAGACTCCGATTCTTTCCTGGGCTCCTTTTTTTGCGGAAGGATGGCCTCGATGGTTCTTTACCGGGGGATGCCAAGGTCATAAACGCATAGTAGGATTCAAATACTTGCAACCGATCGTTTTGCCTAAATCAAAATTTCCTCATAAACTTCTGTTTCAATCCGTAAGAATCGGAGACACATTACTTTTACCTTTACCGTTCGAAGTCACAAAAGAATCCGGTAGACGATTTGTGGAAGCTGCGGTCCAAGCGAACGGGTCTCCGATTAAGAATGCGTCCGTCATTAGCTGTGCAAACGGCTATTTCGGATATGTTACGACTCCGGAAGAATATACACGTCAGCATTATGAAGGAGGTCATACGCTTTATGGCCCGGGAACACAACCGTTCTTGCAGGCTCATTTGGTAGACCTCACCAAGAATTTGCCTTCGACAGGTGGAAAGGAATCTTTTCCTGCCGCTTGGGAGTATGAGCTCGACGCAAAGAATCATTATCCATCTGCGGAATCATTTTCCGGAAACCGAGCGGCCGTCAAGATTCCGCAACTGATTCTTGCCGAAGAAAATTTAGAAAAGCATTGGGTTTTCCGATACACTGATGTCGGGTCTTCGAAAATTTCACTCCATGAAACTCTAGTGTCGATTGAATATAAAGACGAAGGCGGTGAATGGAAACCTCTCTTATCCGACGGTGAAGTTGTTAATGATCGTGGCGTTGATATTGAAGTAAAAAAAATCGGAAACGCCGGTGACGGGATGGCGATTTATGAAGTTCGTTGGTACAATCCGGAACAGATCGGAAAAAGAAAATATAGATTTTCGATTCATTCTCGGGAAAATCTAGGAGAGTTTGCTTCACCCGAATTTTAG